A DNA window from Streptomyces parvus contains the following coding sequences:
- the mqnC gene encoding cyclic dehypoxanthinyl futalosine synthase, with product MTEKADLQPVLDRAAEGGRITPEEALDLYRSAPLHALGAAADAVRRRRYAGTEHIATYIIERNINYTNVCVTACKFCAFYAPPKDTAKGWTRDLDDILRRCAETVELGGTQIMFQGGHHPDFGVEYYEEHFSAIKKAYPQLVIHSLGASEIEHMARISKVSAEEAISRIHAAGLDSFAGAGAELLPARPRTAIAPLKESGERWLEIMEIAHGLGVESTSTMLMGTGETNAERIEHLRMIRDVQDRTGGFRAFIPYTYQPENNKLKGRTQATLFEYLRMIAIARLFLDNVAHIQGSWLTTGKEVGQLSLHYGADDLGSIMLEENVVSSAGAKHRSNRLEIIDLIRKADRVPAQRATTYEHLVVHDDPAMDPVDERVVSHISSTAIEGGTAHPELKLLNAN from the coding sequence GTGACCGAGAAGGCCGACCTTCAGCCCGTCCTCGACCGAGCCGCCGAAGGCGGTCGGATCACCCCGGAGGAGGCGCTCGACCTCTACCGGTCCGCGCCGCTGCACGCACTGGGCGCCGCCGCCGACGCCGTACGCCGCCGCCGCTACGCCGGTACGGAACACATCGCGACGTACATCATCGAGCGCAACATCAACTACACCAACGTGTGCGTCACGGCCTGCAAGTTCTGCGCCTTCTACGCCCCGCCCAAGGACACGGCCAAGGGCTGGACCCGCGACCTCGACGACATCCTGCGCCGCTGCGCGGAGACCGTGGAGCTGGGCGGCACCCAGATCATGTTCCAGGGCGGCCACCACCCGGACTTCGGCGTGGAGTACTACGAGGAGCACTTCTCCGCGATCAAGAAGGCGTACCCGCAGCTGGTCATCCACTCGCTCGGCGCCTCCGAGATCGAGCACATGGCCCGGATCTCGAAGGTCTCCGCCGAGGAGGCCATCAGCCGCATCCACGCCGCCGGGCTCGACTCCTTCGCCGGTGCGGGCGCCGAACTGCTGCCCGCCCGGCCGCGCACCGCCATCGCCCCGCTCAAGGAGTCCGGCGAGCGGTGGCTGGAGATCATGGAGATCGCGCACGGCCTCGGTGTCGAGTCGACCTCCACCATGCTGATGGGCACCGGCGAGACCAACGCCGAGCGGATCGAGCACCTGAGGATGATCCGGGACGTGCAGGACCGTACGGGCGGCTTCCGCGCCTTCATCCCGTACACCTACCAGCCGGAGAACAACAAGCTGAAGGGCCGCACGCAGGCCACGCTCTTCGAGTACCTGCGGATGATCGCCATCGCCCGGCTCTTCCTCGACAACGTCGCCCACATCCAGGGCTCCTGGCTCACCACCGGCAAGGAGGTCGGCCAGCTGTCGCTGCACTACGGCGCCGACGACCTCGGCTCGATCATGCTGGAGGAGAACGTCGTCTCCTCGGCCGGCGCCAAGCACCGCTCCAACCGGCTGGAGATCATCGACCTGATCCGCAAGGCGGACCGGGTCCCCGCCCAGCGCGCCACGACGTACGAGCACCTCGTGGTGCACGACGACCCGGCGATGGACCCGGTCGACGAGCGCGTCGTCTCGCACATCTCGTCCACCGCGATCGAGGGCGGCACGGCCCACCCGGAGCTGAAGCTCCTCAACGCCAACTGA
- a CDS encoding imidazolonepropionase-like domain-containing protein codes for MLTIHAAPLVLPVGAAAVADGAVAVDGDRIAALGPYEEVAAAHPAARVRRWPGLLTPGLRQDRARELLTRCYHPDPREADELGGLPLWGEEFERLAATMDAARRAGSVRRGLQRMLRHGTTHVAGPFGADGPALRTAVARSGLVQVAPPPVPVREKSGKPPPVREGVPDLDPFAGGGDLARTAHGPLTVGGRADLAVFDVPEEAALYGGGPRPCVATVLAGRLVHRAR; via the coding sequence GTGCTGACGATTCATGCCGCGCCCCTGGTCCTCCCGGTGGGCGCGGCGGCGGTCGCGGACGGGGCGGTCGCGGTGGACGGCGACCGGATCGCCGCCCTCGGTCCGTACGAGGAGGTCGCTGCCGCGCACCCGGCCGCCCGGGTCCGCCGCTGGCCCGGTCTCCTCACCCCCGGACTGCGCCAGGACCGGGCCCGGGAGCTGCTCACCCGCTGCTACCACCCGGACCCGCGCGAGGCCGACGAGCTGGGTGGACTCCCGCTGTGGGGCGAGGAGTTCGAGCGGCTGGCGGCAACGATGGACGCGGCCCGGCGGGCGGGCAGTGTGCGGCGCGGGCTCCAGCGGATGCTGCGCCACGGCACCACGCATGTGGCGGGCCCTTTCGGCGCGGACGGTCCGGCGCTGCGCACGGCCGTCGCCCGGTCGGGTCTGGTCCAGGTCGCGCCTCCGCCCGTGCCGGTACGCGAGAAGTCCGGAAAGCCCCCGCCGGTACGCGAAGGCGTGCCGGACCTGGATCCCTTCGCGGGGGGCGGCGATCTGGCCCGTACGGCACACGGACCGCTGACCGTGGGCGGCCGGGCCGACCTCGCGGTCTTCGACGTGCCCGAGGAGGCGGCCCTGTACGGGGGCGGGCCCCGGCCCTGCGTGGCGACCGTGCTCGCGGGGCGGCTGGTGCACCGCGCCCGCTGA
- a CDS encoding DUF3152 domain-containing protein, translating into MTRRRTTGTLPPAYGEPVRDEDTFRLRVPPPRTPGATGNGSLPAAPSARRAGSRSGSASGSRSRSASAPRSRSAVRSRVRQRQRNRQRVLSLAVLVLAVVAGAVLLVGRPWQHGGGPADAAPAPAGGPDNASEPLENAPEPTPPPTPTPSAGADAPRKGDALGPEDIPASGPGTFTVARAGVTSKGKGSAYRVEVENGIGVDPDRAAADIAAVLADPRGWSHGGERSFRQVADGSAGLVIRIATPATTDRMCGEYGLNTRGEVNCRGGEKVMVNLKRWQLGSPQFDGPVSEYRALIVNHEIGHWLGRGHETCPGKGRPAPAMMQQIDGLKGCVANAWPYDAEGRYLGGPKVP; encoded by the coding sequence GTGACGCGCCGCCGCACGACCGGCACGCTGCCGCCCGCGTACGGGGAACCGGTCCGCGACGAGGACACGTTCCGGCTGCGTGTGCCGCCGCCCCGGACCCCGGGGGCCACCGGCAACGGCTCTTTGCCCGCTGCGCCTTCGGCCCGCCGTGCCGGGTCACGCTCCGGATCCGCTTCCGGCTCCCGGTCCCGGTCGGCCTCCGCTCCCCGGTCCCGGTCGGCGGTGCGGTCGCGGGTGCGGCAGCGGCAGCGGAACCGGCAGCGGGTTCTGTCACTGGCCGTGCTGGTGCTCGCGGTGGTGGCGGGCGCGGTGCTCCTCGTCGGCCGCCCCTGGCAGCACGGGGGCGGCCCCGCCGACGCGGCCCCGGCTCCGGCGGGCGGACCGGACAACGCCTCCGAGCCGCTGGAGAACGCCCCCGAACCCACTCCCCCACCGACCCCGACCCCCTCCGCCGGCGCGGACGCGCCCCGGAAGGGTGATGCCCTCGGCCCCGAGGACATCCCCGCCTCGGGGCCCGGCACGTTCACGGTGGCCCGGGCGGGCGTCACGTCGAAGGGCAAGGGCAGCGCCTACCGGGTCGAGGTGGAGAACGGCATTGGCGTCGACCCCGACCGCGCCGCCGCCGACATCGCCGCCGTCCTCGCCGACCCGCGCGGCTGGAGCCACGGCGGTGAGCGCTCGTTCCGCCAGGTCGCCGACGGATCGGCCGGGCTGGTGATCCGGATCGCCACCCCTGCGACCACGGACCGGATGTGCGGCGAGTACGGCCTGAACACGCGCGGCGAGGTCAACTGCCGGGGCGGCGAGAAGGTGATGGTCAACCTGAAGCGCTGGCAGCTCGGTTCACCGCAGTTCGACGGGCCCGTCTCCGAGTACCGGGCGCTGATCGTGAACCACGAGATCGGCCACTGGCTGGGGCGCGGCCATGAGACCTGCCCCGGGAAGGGGCGTCCGGCGCCCGCGATGATGCAGCAGATCGACGGGCTGAAGGGCTGCGTCGCCAACGCCTGGCCGTACGACGCGGAGGGACGCTACCTGGGCGGCCCGAAGGTGCCGTGA
- a CDS encoding SigE family RNA polymerase sigma factor: MADGERAAFEAYARTGQRRLYRTAYLLCGDTEGAQDLTQTTLAKLFQHWRRASRADNLDAYAKTVLVRTFVAERRRSVRDLLAHNRNAPRPQPNPAPGADLRVTLLALLAELPPRARAMVVLRYWDDLSVETVASLLRCSESTVKSQCSRSLVRLRARMGDVQLYSTGS; this comes from the coding sequence ATGGCGGACGGCGAGCGCGCCGCGTTCGAGGCGTACGCCAGGACCGGGCAGCGCCGGCTGTACCGGACGGCCTACCTGCTGTGCGGAGACACCGAGGGTGCGCAGGACCTGACACAGACGACGCTCGCCAAGCTGTTCCAGCACTGGCGCAGGGCGAGCCGGGCGGACAACCTCGACGCCTACGCCAAGACCGTGCTGGTGCGCACCTTCGTGGCCGAACGCCGCCGCTCCGTACGGGACCTGCTCGCCCACAACCGCAACGCGCCCCGCCCGCAGCCCAATCCCGCGCCGGGCGCCGACCTCCGGGTCACCCTGCTCGCCCTCCTCGCCGAACTCCCGCCTCGGGCACGGGCGATGGTCGTCCTGCGCTACTGGGACGACCTGAGCGTGGAGACCGTGGCGTCGCTGCTGCGGTGCAGCGAGTCCACGGTGAAGAGCCAGTGCTCGCGTTCGCTCGTCCGCCTGCGCGCCCGGATGGGCGACGTCCAGCTCTACTCCACCGGAAGCTGA
- a CDS encoding ABC transporter permease, protein MPTSPSLRERTADAAAPLPPGPPNPVGGRRRPRPDRTALLRRIGLRVLALAVLLGGWQLATALQLWSPVLVPSPAAVWRALLETSGTHDGVRGYQGHTLIEHLGISLRRIFIGAGAGVAAGLVLGVLMGTLPWVRVVLEPAVAFLRTLPPLAYFSLLIIWFGIDEAPKLWLLAIAAMPPVAVATASAVASAPTALVEAARAIGARRGQVVTSVVLPSALPEILVGVRLAFGIAYSSVVAAETVNGLPGIGGLIRDAQRYNQSDTVVLGLFAIGISGLLIDAALRLLSDRLAPWRGRA, encoded by the coding sequence ATGCCGACCTCCCCGTCCCTGCGGGAACGGACCGCCGACGCCGCCGCTCCCCTGCCCCCGGGCCCGCCGAACCCGGTCGGCGGCCGCCGCCGTCCCCGTCCCGACCGCACCGCCCTGCTGCGCCGGATCGGGCTGCGCGTCCTCGCGCTCGCCGTCCTGCTCGGCGGCTGGCAGCTGGCGACCGCGCTCCAGCTGTGGTCGCCGGTGCTGGTGCCCTCGCCCGCCGCCGTGTGGCGGGCCCTGCTGGAGACCTCCGGGACGCACGACGGCGTCCGGGGCTACCAGGGGCACACCCTGATCGAGCACCTCGGGATCAGCCTGCGCCGGATCTTCATCGGGGCCGGTGCGGGCGTGGCGGCCGGACTCGTGCTCGGCGTCCTCATGGGGACGCTGCCGTGGGTACGGGTGGTGCTGGAGCCCGCCGTGGCGTTCCTGCGGACCCTGCCCCCGCTCGCCTACTTCAGCCTGCTGATCATCTGGTTCGGCATCGACGAGGCGCCCAAGCTGTGGCTGCTGGCGATCGCCGCCATGCCGCCGGTGGCCGTCGCCACCGCGTCCGCCGTGGCGTCCGCGCCGACGGCCCTGGTCGAGGCGGCCCGGGCGATCGGGGCCCGGCGCGGACAGGTCGTCACCTCCGTCGTGCTGCCGTCCGCACTGCCCGAGATCCTCGTCGGCGTCCGGCTCGCCTTCGGCATCGCGTACTCCTCCGTCGTCGCCGCCGAGACCGTCAACGGACTGCCGGGGATCGGCGGCCTGATCCGGGACGCCCAGCGCTACAACCAGTCCGACACGGTCGTCCTCGGCCTCTTCGCCATCGGCATCTCCGGCCTGCTCATCGACGCGGCCCTGCGCCTGCTGTCCGACCGCCTCGCCCCGTGGCGCGGCCGCGCGTAA
- a CDS encoding ABC transporter ATP-binding protein, translating to MPSAPDLSKAPEAVSGTEGSTGRVVSVRDVRHSYGRGADAVTALGPLSLEIPAGEFLVLVGPSGCGKSTLLRLIAGFEQAAEGAVEVFGERPEPGDQAGIVFQQPRLFPWRTVGDNIGLALKYAGVPRAERPERIAGLLARVGLADTAGRRVWQISGGQQQRVAIARALAGGKRLLLLDEPFAALDALTRERLQEDLRTVSAETGTTSVFVTHSVDEAVFLGTRAIVLTNRPGTVALDIPIDLPRTGTDPDELRGLPAYAALRAEIGTAVREAAS from the coding sequence ATGCCGTCAGCCCCTGACCTGAGCAAGGCCCCCGAGGCGGTGTCCGGTACGGAGGGGAGCACCGGCCGGGTCGTCTCCGTACGGGACGTCCGGCACTCCTACGGCCGGGGCGCGGACGCGGTCACCGCCCTCGGTCCGCTCTCCCTGGAGATCCCGGCCGGGGAGTTCCTGGTCCTCGTCGGCCCCTCCGGCTGCGGCAAGAGCACCCTGCTGCGGCTGATCGCGGGCTTCGAGCAGGCCGCCGAAGGCGCGGTCGAGGTGTTCGGGGAGCGCCCGGAACCCGGCGACCAGGCGGGCATCGTGTTCCAGCAGCCGCGCCTCTTCCCCTGGCGGACGGTCGGCGACAACATCGGCCTCGCCCTGAAGTACGCGGGCGTGCCCCGGGCCGAACGGCCGGAGCGGATCGCGGGGTTGCTGGCACGGGTCGGGCTCGCGGACACGGCGGGCCGCCGCGTCTGGCAGATCTCCGGCGGCCAGCAGCAGCGCGTCGCCATCGCCCGCGCCCTGGCGGGCGGCAAGCGGCTCCTGCTGCTCGACGAGCCGTTCGCCGCGCTGGACGCCCTGACCCGGGAGCGGCTCCAGGAGGACCTGCGCACGGTGAGCGCCGAGACCGGGACCACGTCCGTCTTCGTCACCCACAGCGTCGACGAGGCGGTCTTCCTCGGCACCCGCGCGATCGTCCTCACCAACCGTCCGGGGACCGTCGCCCTGGACATCCCGATCGACCTGCCCCGTACCGGCACCGACCCCGACGAACTGCGCGGGCTGCCCGCGTACGCCGCGCTGCGCGCCGAGATCGGCACAGCGGTACGCGAAGCGGCGAGCTGA
- a CDS encoding TauD/TfdA family dioxygenase has protein sequence MTTATTPVLRDHRIPADGLYEGPRTLRRVPEGWADRPYERFRLVPLGRVIGAEIHGVDLTRPPEAAVRAELDRALLEWKVLFFRDQHLTSRQQRAFAGLWGELETNPLLATGDDPEVARLDRTAAPTFENVWHTDVTFRERPALGAVLQLRQVPPVGGDTLWADMAAAYDNLPEEVKERIEGARAVHDFIPGFARFYPPERLAAHQEEFPPVEHPVVRRHPVTGRRTIFVNASFTTRIVGFAQEESDRLLRLLFQQAHAPEFQVRFSWRAGDVAFWDNRATQHYAVNDYAPHRRVAERVAIAGDRPH, from the coding sequence ATGACCACCGCGACGACCCCCGTCCTGCGCGACCACCGCATCCCCGCCGACGGCCTCTACGAGGGCCCGCGCACGCTGCGCCGGGTCCCGGAGGGCTGGGCCGACCGCCCGTACGAGCGCTTCCGCCTGGTCCCGCTCGGCCGGGTCATCGGCGCGGAGATCCACGGCGTCGACCTCACCCGCCCGCCGGAGGCGGCCGTGCGCGCCGAGCTGGACCGGGCGTTGCTGGAGTGGAAGGTGCTGTTCTTCCGCGACCAGCACCTCACCTCGCGACAGCAGCGGGCGTTCGCCGGGCTCTGGGGCGAGCTGGAGACCAACCCGCTGCTCGCGACCGGCGACGACCCGGAGGTGGCCCGGCTCGACCGCACCGCCGCCCCCACCTTCGAGAACGTCTGGCACACGGACGTCACCTTCCGCGAGCGCCCCGCCCTCGGCGCGGTCCTCCAGCTGCGCCAGGTGCCTCCGGTGGGCGGGGACACGCTGTGGGCCGACATGGCGGCGGCCTACGACAACCTGCCCGAGGAGGTGAAGGAGCGCATCGAGGGGGCGCGGGCGGTGCACGACTTCATCCCCGGGTTCGCCCGCTTCTACCCGCCGGAGCGGCTGGCGGCGCACCAGGAGGAGTTCCCGCCGGTCGAGCACCCGGTGGTGCGCCGGCATCCGGTCACCGGCCGCCGGACGATCTTCGTCAACGCGTCGTTCACCACGCGGATCGTGGGCTTCGCGCAGGAGGAGAGCGACCGGCTGCTGCGCCTGCTGTTCCAGCAGGCGCACGCCCCGGAGTTCCAGGTGCGGTTCTCCTGGCGGGCGGGTGACGTCGCGTTCTGGGACAACCGGGCCACCCAGCACTACGCGGTCAACGACTACGCCCCGCACCGCCGGGTCGCGGAGCGTGTGGCCATCGCGGGCGACCGCCCTCACTGA
- a CDS encoding demethylmenaquinone methyltransferase, with protein sequence MTRASLEKQPHEVASMFDGVAANYDLTNDVISLGQARLWRKAVAAAVDARPAQKILDLAAGTATSSQPFVKAGAYVVPCDFSLGMLKVGKERHPWMPFTAGDGMKLPFRDETFDAVTISFGLRNIQDTDVALRELYRVTKPGGRVVICEFSQPTWTPFRTVYTEYLMRAIPPAARAVSSNPDAYVYLAESIRDWPDQPALAALLHKAGWSKVAWRNLTGGVVALHRATRA encoded by the coding sequence GTGACCCGAGCCTCCCTGGAAAAGCAGCCGCACGAAGTCGCCTCGATGTTCGACGGCGTGGCGGCCAACTACGACCTGACCAACGACGTGATCTCGCTGGGCCAGGCCCGGCTGTGGCGCAAGGCGGTCGCGGCGGCGGTCGACGCCCGCCCCGCGCAGAAGATCCTCGACCTGGCGGCGGGCACCGCGACCTCCTCGCAGCCCTTCGTGAAGGCGGGCGCCTACGTCGTGCCGTGCGACTTCTCGCTCGGCATGCTCAAGGTCGGCAAGGAACGCCACCCGTGGATGCCGTTCACGGCGGGCGACGGGATGAAGCTGCCGTTCAGGGACGAGACGTTCGACGCCGTCACGATCTCCTTCGGGCTGCGCAACATCCAGGACACCGACGTGGCGCTGCGCGAGCTGTACCGGGTGACGAAGCCCGGCGGCCGGGTCGTGATCTGCGAGTTCTCCCAGCCGACCTGGACCCCGTTCCGCACGGTCTACACGGAGTACCTGATGCGGGCGATCCCGCCGGCCGCCCGCGCGGTGTCGTCCAACCCGGACGCGTACGTCTACCTCGCCGAGTCCATCCGCGACTGGCCCGACCAGCCCGCCCTCGCCGCACTGCTCCATAAGGCGGGCTGGTCGAAGGTCGCGTGGCGCAACCTGACCGGCGGCGTGGTGGCCCTGCACCGGGCCACCCGCGCCTAG
- a CDS encoding maleylpyruvate isomerase family mycothiol-dependent enzyme, with the protein MTDTARSPVPDLAHHLAYRACRENITRLVTSDLSVAELPVPACPGWSVRDLVSHLVLVCRMAVDEYPGELSDPPPPPPGIPVHELVDTWAALEEHLPGVLARADWLRRRILPLDVLSHELDLRTALGLPPPDGSPALADALDLAVGGFTMSLHERGLPTLRVRTPDREWTAGKGEPAATLFGGSLDVFRSLTGRRTVRQIAELSWSTSPASWLPAFTWGPFTPPTRAVEEAAPTPMEPDRHSGT; encoded by the coding sequence ATGACCGACACGGCCCGCAGTCCGGTACCGGACCTGGCGCATCACCTGGCCTACCGTGCCTGCCGGGAGAACATCACGCGGCTCGTCACCTCGGATCTGTCGGTCGCGGAGCTCCCCGTGCCGGCCTGTCCCGGCTGGAGCGTGCGTGATCTTGTCAGCCACCTCGTCCTGGTCTGTCGGATGGCCGTCGACGAGTATCCGGGCGAGCTCAGTGACCCGCCACCCCCGCCTCCAGGGATTCCTGTCCACGAACTCGTCGACACCTGGGCTGCGCTGGAGGAGCATCTGCCGGGAGTTCTGGCGCGCGCGGATTGGCTGCGTCGCCGCATCCTTCCGCTGGACGTGCTCTCGCATGAGCTCGATCTCCGTACGGCACTCGGGCTGCCCCCGCCCGATGGTTCCCCCGCCCTCGCCGACGCGCTGGATCTCGCTGTGGGGGGCTTCACCATGTCGCTGCACGAACGCGGCCTGCCGACGTTGCGCGTCCGGACACCCGACCGGGAGTGGACGGCTGGGAAGGGTGAACCGGCCGCCACGCTCTTCGGCGGCAGTCTGGACGTCTTCCGCTCTCTGACGGGACGACGCACGGTCCGTCAGATCGCTGAGCTGTCCTGGAGTACCTCGCCGGCATCGTGGCTGCCCGCGTTCACGTGGGGCCCCTTCACACCGCCGACGCGCGCGGTCGAAGAGGCGGCGCCCACCCCCATGGAGCCGGACCGGCATTCCGGCACCTGA
- a CDS encoding carboxymuconolactone decarboxylase family protein, translated as MPHIALNSDLPGIIGLMVHRPDTGGPLGDLANALLRAPSSLEPGERELIAAYVSRLNGTEFCASSHAAFAAAQLAGGRELVQDVLADPGTAPISGRLRALLDVAAEVQSAARPVSDRAIAAARGEGADDTDLHDTVLIAAAFCMYNRYVSGLATELPKDDEYYAQATRRIVTDGYRAGTPTGIQETAA; from the coding sequence GTGCCCCACATCGCGCTGAACAGCGATCTCCCCGGAATCATCGGTTTGATGGTCCACCGGCCCGACACCGGCGGACCGCTGGGTGACCTGGCGAACGCTCTGCTCAGGGCACCGTCCTCGCTCGAACCGGGCGAACGCGAGCTGATCGCGGCGTACGTCTCGCGGCTCAACGGCACCGAGTTCTGCGCCTCCTCGCACGCGGCCTTCGCGGCCGCGCAACTGGCGGGAGGCCGGGAACTGGTCCAGGACGTGCTGGCCGACCCCGGTACCGCGCCGATCAGCGGGCGGCTGCGCGCGCTGCTGGACGTGGCCGCAGAGGTCCAGAGCGCCGCGCGTCCGGTATCCGACCGAGCGATCGCGGCGGCCCGCGGCGAGGGCGCTGACGACACGGACCTGCACGACACCGTTCTGATCGCCGCGGCGTTCTGCATGTACAACCGTTACGTCAGCGGCCTCGCGACCGAGCTGCCCAAGGATGACGAGTACTACGCGCAGGCAACTCGGCGGATCGTGACGGACGGCTACCGGGCCGGAACCCCTACCGGCATACAGGAGACTGCCGCATGA
- a CDS encoding GNAT family N-acetyltransferase: MSIAPATPHASAPAVRLRVPTDEDALTWYRVFDDPEVMEFFGGRRADFSVYEELTARQRRHDAELGYCLWTLTDEAGTVLGFTGAQPWPHAHYGPVGAIEIGWRLGREAWGRGYATAAARAALERVRAVGVSEVVAMIHSRNARSMAVAARLGMRRAESYDTPRGQEAVCFRLEL, from the coding sequence ATGTCGATCGCGCCTGCCACGCCCCACGCTTCGGCCCCCGCCGTACGCCTCCGTGTTCCGACCGACGAAGACGCCCTGACCTGGTACCGGGTCTTCGACGACCCCGAGGTGATGGAGTTCTTCGGCGGCCGGCGGGCGGACTTCTCCGTGTACGAGGAGCTCACCGCCCGCCAGCGCCGCCACGACGCGGAGCTCGGCTACTGCCTGTGGACGCTCACGGACGAGGCCGGCACCGTGCTGGGCTTCACCGGGGCGCAGCCGTGGCCGCACGCCCACTACGGTCCGGTCGGGGCGATCGAGATCGGGTGGCGGCTGGGGCGCGAGGCGTGGGGGCGCGGGTACGCCACCGCCGCCGCCCGCGCCGCGCTGGAGCGGGTGCGGGCGGTCGGGGTGAGCGAGGTGGTCGCGATGATCCACTCCCGTAACGCCCGGTCGATGGCGGTCGCGGCGCGGCTCGGGATGCGGCGGGCCGAGTCGTACGACACCCCGCGCGGCCAGGAAGCCGTCTGCTTCCGGCTGGAATTGTGA
- a CDS encoding geranylgeranyl reductase family protein — protein MTEPLSEHSADVIVVGAGPAGSTTAYYLAKAGLDVLLLEKTAFPREKVCGDGLTPRATKQLVAMGIDISEEAGWLRNKGLRIIGGGVRLQLDWPDLASYPDYGLVRKRDDFDEQLARQAQKAGARLHERCNVGAPIRDERTGRITGVEAKIGEEKTPVTFHAPLVVAADGNSTRLSLAMGLHRRDDRPMGVAVRTYFTSPRHDDDYLESWLELWDRRGAEDRLLPGYGWIFGMGDGTSNVGLGILNSSSAFKELDWREVLKAWCASMPEDWGYTPENMTMPIRGAALPMAFNRQPHYTKGLLLVGDAGGMVNPFNGEGIAYAMESGQIAADVIVQAHARATPAQRELALNNYPKVLKETYGGYYTMGRAFVKLIGNPKVMKVATQRGLTHPLLMKFTLKMLANLTDPQGGDAMDRIINGLSKVAPKA, from the coding sequence GTGACCGAGCCCCTCTCCGAGCACAGCGCGGATGTCATCGTCGTCGGAGCGGGCCCTGCCGGGTCCACGACCGCGTACTACCTCGCCAAGGCCGGACTCGACGTCCTGCTGCTGGAAAAGACGGCCTTCCCCCGGGAGAAGGTCTGCGGCGACGGGCTCACGCCCCGCGCCACGAAACAGCTCGTCGCCATGGGGATCGACATTTCCGAGGAGGCGGGCTGGCTGCGCAACAAGGGCCTGCGCATCATCGGCGGCGGCGTCCGCCTCCAGCTCGACTGGCCGGACCTCGCCTCCTACCCGGACTACGGCCTGGTCCGTAAGCGCGACGACTTCGACGAGCAGCTGGCCCGCCAGGCGCAGAAGGCGGGCGCCCGCCTTCACGAGCGCTGCAACGTCGGCGCGCCCATCCGCGACGAGCGCACGGGCCGCATCACCGGCGTCGAGGCGAAGATCGGCGAGGAGAAGACGCCGGTCACCTTCCACGCCCCGCTCGTCGTCGCCGCCGACGGCAACTCCACCCGCCTCTCCCTCGCGATGGGCCTGCACCGCCGCGACGACCGCCCGATGGGCGTCGCCGTCCGTACGTACTTCACCTCGCCCCGCCACGACGACGACTACCTGGAGTCCTGGCTGGAGCTGTGGGACCGGCGCGGCGCCGAGGACCGGCTGCTGCCCGGCTACGGCTGGATCTTCGGCATGGGCGACGGCACCTCCAACGTCGGCCTCGGCATCCTCAACTCCTCCTCCGCCTTCAAGGAGCTGGACTGGCGCGAGGTCCTCAAGGCCTGGTGCGCCTCGATGCCGGAGGACTGGGGCTACACCCCGGAGAACATGACGATGCCCATCCGGGGCGCGGCCCTCCCCATGGCCTTCAACCGCCAGCCGCACTACACCAAGGGCCTCCTCCTCGTCGGCGACGCGGGCGGCATGGTCAACCCGTTCAACGGCGAGGGCATCGCGTACGCCATGGAGTCCGGCCAGATCGCGGCCGACGTCATCGTCCAGGCCCATGCCCGCGCCACGCCCGCCCAGCGCGAACTGGCCCTGAACAACTACCCGAAGGTCCTCAAGGAGACCTACGGGGGCTACTACACGATGGGCCGCGCCTTCGTGAAGCTGATCGGCAACCCGAAGGTCATGAAGGTCGCCACCCAGCGCGGCCTGACCCACCCGCTGCTGATGAAGTTCACGCTCAAGATGCTCGCCAACCTGACCGACCCGCAGGGCGGCGACGCGATGGACCGCATCATCAACGGCCTGTCGAAGGTGGCGCCGAAGGCCTGA